The nucleotide sequence AGTCCGGCCACGATGAGGTCCTGGACCAGGTCGAGGCTGTCGGCCCGGTGCACGATCCGCGGCTCGAAGCCGGCCATCGAGGCGATGGTCCGGACCACCAGCTCGTCGGCCGTGTTGCGGGAGTTGACGATCCAGTCGGCGTCCCCGAACCGGGCGAAGACCGCCGGTGCGTCCGCCGCCGGGCCGGGTGTCGCGCCGGACGGCACCCCGAGGTGCCAGCCCGCCGACCACAGCGGCGTGGCGTCGAGCGTGGGATCCGGCGCGAGCGGGGCCAGGTTGTAGTCGTAGGTCAGCGCGAGGTCGACATCGTCGGCGGCGAGCGCCGCGTACGCCTCGGCCGGCTCGTGCTCGTCGATGCGGAGGCGTACCCGGGGGTGGTCCGCCGCGAGCCGGGCGGTGAGCGGCAGCAGCGAGCGCCGGACGGCGGTGGCGAAGCCGGCGACGCGGACGGTGCCGGCGGGCTCGGCCCTCGGGTCGAGGTCGAGCCGGGCCGCGTCGACCGCGGCCAGGATCGTCACGGCGTGCTCGGCCAGGCGGCGCCCGGCCGGGGTGAGCCGGACGCGCCGTCCGTGCGGCTCGATCAGCTCGGCGCCCACCTCCCGCGCGAGCACCGCGAGCTGCTGCGACACGGTCGACGTGGTGACGTGCAGCTCGTCGGCGACCTGGCGCATCGAGCCGAGCCGGGCGAGTTCGCGCAGCAGGCGCAGGCGACGCAGGTCCACGGGCCGATTGTTCACGATTACCGAATGGTTCGTCCAGGAACGGCACGTGGACGCGAAGGGTCGGGACCGGCTCTACTGGCCCTATGACCACCGTGACCCCGGCCCGCGCCGGCACCGCCATGGCCGTCGCCTCGATGACCTGCGTCCAGCTCGGGCTGGCCGCCTCGGTGGGGCTCTTCGACCGGGTCGGCCCCGAGGGCGCCGCCTGGCTGCGCCTCGCCTGGGCCGGGGTGCTGCTGGCGGTCGTGGTCCGGCCCCGCCCGTCGGCGTTCACCCGCTCCGCGCTGCGGGCCTGCGTGGCGCTCGGCGTGGTGACGGCCGGCGTCACGATCCTGTTCATGGCTGCCGTGGCCCGGCTGCCCCTGGGTACGGCCAGCGCGCTGGAGTTCCTCGGGCCGCTGGGCGTGGCCGTGGCGCGCGGCCGGGGCGGTGCCAAGCTGTGGCCCGCGCTCGCCGCGGTCGGGGTGCTGCTGCTCACCGAGCCGTGGCACGGCGGCGCGGACCCGGCCGGGGTGGCGTACGCGCTCGGGGCGGGGGCCTGCTGGGCCGCGTACATCCTGCTCACCCAGCGGGTGGGGGACGAGGTCTCGGGCGTGCGCGGCCTGGCGGTCTCCATGCCGGTGGCCGCCGTGGTCGCCACCGTGGTGGTCGGTCCGTCGGTGCTCGGCGACCTGACCTGGCCGGTGCTCCTGGCCGGCCTGGGGCTGGCCGTGCTGCTGCCCGTCGTCCCGTTCGTGCTGGAACTGCTGGCACTGCGCCGGCTCACCACCGCCGCGTTCGGCACGCTCATGAGCCTGGAGCCCGCGATCGCCCTGGTCGTCGGCCTGGTGGCGCTGGGTCAGGTGCCCGGCCCCGCCGCGGTGGCCGGCATCGCCTTCGTCGTGGTGGCCGGGATCGGCGCGGAACGGTCCGGCGCCCGGCCGGGTGGGCAGGCCCCCGGAGCGGCCGGTGACGGGCGGCCGGTGGCGGCCGGCGCCGTCACTTGAGGATGAGCCGGTTGGTCTGCTCGAAGACGTCCAGGTCGGCGAGGGTCTCGAGAACGCTGCCGGAGAGCGGGGTGGGCAGCTCCTCCGGGGGGAAGAACCCGGCGTCGGTGGTCTCGTCGGTCATCCGGGCCAGCTCGCCGTCCCACTCCTCGACCCGGAACGCCGTGGTGAAGACCTGGTAGGTGTGGCCGTACATGTTGGTGCTGGTGAAGTCGGGGCCGGTGTAGAGGGCGAACGCGCAGACCCGCAGGGCGCGCAGGCCGGTTTCCTCGCGCACCTCCCGGACGGCGCAGTCGGCGATCGACTCGCCCAGCTCCATGGCGCCGGCCGGGAGCGCCCACTGGCCGTTGTCCGAGCGCCGGATCAGCAGCACCCGGGCCGCGTTGTCCCGCACCACGGCGCGGGCGCCGACGAACATCAGGGTGCGGTCACCGGCCAGGGCCCGGAGCTGCCCCACGTACGAGTCGGCCCACGAGATGCTCACCCGGACAATCTACGCAGCTTCCCTGGTCGGGCTCGGCCGTTCCGGGGGTTCCGTTCGTGTGACCGGCGACACTACGTTGTTACCCATGCGTAGCACGATGATGGACGCCCCCCTCCAGGTCGCCCGGATCCTCGAACACGGCTCCACCGTGCACGGCACGGCCGAGGTCGTCACGTGGACCGGCGCCGAGCCCCGCCGGATGACGTACGCCGAGGTCGGCAGGACGGCCGCCCGGCTGGCCCACGCGCTGCGCGACGAGTGCGGGGTGACCGGCGACGAGCGGGTCGCCACCTTCATGTGGAACAACAACGAGCACCTGGTGGCCTACTTCGCCGTGCCCAGCATGGGCGCGGTGCTGCACACCCTCAACATCCGGCTCTTCCCCGACCAGGTCGCCTACATCGCCAACCACGCCGAGGACCGGGTGGTGCTCGTCGACACCACGCTGATCCCCCTGCTGGCCCGGGTCATCGGTGAGATGACCACGGTGCGGCACGTGGTGGTGGTCGGCGGCGGCGACCCGGCCCCGCTGCTGGCGGCGACCGGCGACCGGATCACCGTCCACCACTGGGACGCCCTGCTGGCCGACTGGCCCGACACCTTCGACTGGCCCGAGGTGGACGAGCGCGACGCCGCCGCCCTCTGCTACACCTCCGGGACCACCGGCAACCCCAAGGGCGTCGCCTACTCGCACCGCTCGATCTACCTGCACTCCCTGCAGGTGTGCATGCCGGAGGGCTTCGGCCTCGGCCCGAAGGACCGCGAGCTGGCCATCGTGCCGATGTTCCACGCTATGTCCTGGGGCCTGCCCTTCGCGGCGTTCCTCTCCGGCGCGTCGCTGATCATGCCGGACCGGTTCCTCCAGGCCGAGCCGATCGCCGCGATGATCGCCGCCGAGCGTCCCACCCTGGCCGGCGCGGTGCCGACCATCTGGACCGACCTGCTGTCCTACCTGGACAGCCACGACGTCGACACCTCCTCGCTGCAGGAGGTGATCGTCGGCGGCTCGGCCTGCCCGCCGTCGCTCATGCACGCCTTCCACGACCGGCACCACATCGAGGTGATCCACGCCTGGGGCATGACCGAGATGTCGCCGCTGGGCTCGGTCTCGCGGCCGCCGGCCGGCGCGACCGGCGAGACGGCGTGGCGCTACCGCTACACCCAGGGCCGGGTGCCGGCCGGGGTCGCCGCCCGCATCGTCGGCCCGCTGGGCGAGCCGCTGCCCGCCGACGGGACGTCCGTGGGCGAGCTGGAGGTCCGCGGGCCGTGGGTGACCGCCCGGTACGTCGGCGACGACATCCCGGACGAGGAGAAGTTCCGGGACGGCTGGCTGCGGACCGGGGACGTCGGCACGTTGTCGCCGGACGGCTACATCACCCTCACCGACCGCGCGAAGGACGTCATCAAGTCGGGCGGGGAGTGGATCTCGTCGGTCGAGCTGGAGAACGCGCTCATGGCGCACCCCGCGGTGCTGGAGGCGTGCGTGGTGGGTGTGCCCGACGAGCGCTGGGACGAGCGGCCGCTCGCCACCGTGGTGGTGCGGGAGGGCGCCTCGGTCACCGCGGAGGAGCTGCGGGAGTTCCTGGCGACGTCCGTGGCGCGCTGGCAGCTGCCCGAGCGCTGGGCGTTCATCGACGCGGTCCCGAAGACCAGCGTCGGCAAGTTCGACAAGAAGGTGGTGCGTTCCCGCTACGCGGAGGGCGACCTGGAGGTGCGGGAACTGACCGCGCCGTAACACTTTCCGGCGTAGCGTCGCCAGCACGGGTAGGACCTGTTCCTCGTGAACATTCCTCCCCAGAGGGCGGCCCCGGCGTTCGCACCGCGCCGGGGCCGCCCGTCCATGCGGGGCGACCCGCAATGTCATTCTCGCGAAACTTGTTCGCCTCTGTCCCGATGATGGCGAAATACGTTTCGCGTTCTCACGTGTCGCTGGTCGTGATGAGCACCTTACCGACCACCGAGTTCTCCACGGCCTCGTGCGCCGCCCGGGCCGCCTTCAGCGTGTGGTGGTGCAGCGGCAGGCCGGCCTCGTCGCCCACCCGGATGGCGCCCTGCGCCACCGCCGCCGCGATGTCGGTCACGGCCTGCGCCTTGGCCGCCTTCGGCGCCGTGTAGATCAGCACGAACTGCCAGCGGGCGTTCGGCATCATGAGCGCCCGGATCGGCAGCGTCACCTGCTCGCCGCCGTCGTCCGCGTAGACGCAGACCGCACCCCCGGTGTGCAGCAACTGCACGTCGGCGGCGGCGTTGCGGGCGGCGGAGACCTCGACGATCGTGTGCACCCCGTGGGGCGCGACCTTGCGGACCTCCTCGACCACGTCCTGCTCGCGGTAGTTGATCACGAAGCTGGCCCCGGCCGCCGCGGCGAGCTGCGCCTTCTCCGGGCTGCTCACCGTGGCGATCACGCACGCGTCGGCCCAGCGGGCCAGCTGGATCGCCGCGTTGCCGACCGCGCCCGCCCCGCCCTGCACCAGCACGACGTGGTCGCTCAAGGCGCCGGCGTGCAGCTTGTCCGGCATGAACTCGCCGGCCGTGAGGCAGCGGTGCGCGGTCATGAACGGGATGCCCAGCGCCGCGCCCAGGTCGAACGAGGCCGAGCCGAGGCTCACCGCGTGCCGGACCGGCACCACCGTGTACTCGCTGGCCGTGCCCCACGGCCGCTGCCAGGCCGCCTCCCAGAGCCAGACCCGCTCGCCGATGAGGATCTGGTCGACGCCCTCGCCGACCGCCTCGATCACCCCGGCGCCGTCCTGCCCGGGGATCTGCCAGCCCTGCGGCAGCGGCCAGGCGCGGCGAGCCTTCCAGTCGGTCGGGTTCACGCCGGCCACGGCCATCCGCACCAGCACCTCGCCCGGGCCCGGCTCCGGCACCGGCCGGTCCACCAGCTGGAGCACCGAGGCGTCCCCGTTGCTCTCGTACACGATCGCCTTCATCGCCGTCCCCTCCGCCGTCCTGCGGGCTGCGCTACCCGGACGCCCCGCGATCATTCCGATCGGGCGCACCCCGGAAACCGTACAACCGGGCGGTCCGCGGACATCAGCCTCAGCCGAGCCGCTCCACCACCTCCGGGGTGAGCGCGTCGATCGAGGGCAGCAGTGCGGCCGTCAGGGCCACCGCGTCCGGATCCAGCGGGTACGAGCCGTGGGGGACGGCCACCACCCGGCAGCCCGCCGCGGCCGCCGAGCGGACCCCGTTCGAGGAGTCCTCCACGGCCACGCACCGGGCCGGGTCCACGCCGAGCCGCGCCGCCACCGCGAGCCACACGTCCGGCGCGGGCTTGCCCCGGACGGTCTCCTCGGTCGACAGGGTCGCGCCGAACACGTCGGTCAGGCCCGTCGCGTCCAGCGCCGCCGCGATCAGCCGGGTGGGCGAGGAGCTGGCCAGCCCCAGCGGCCACCGCGCGGCCGTGCGGCGCACGACCGCGTCCGCGTCGTCGATCAGGGGTACGCGCTGCGCGTACCGCCGGGTCATCTCCGCCACGACCTCGGTGGCGACCTGCTCGGGGGTGCGGTCGACGCCCAGCTCGCCGCTGAGGTACGCGGCCCACTCGCCGGTGCTCATCCCCATGAGCCGGCGCTGGGTGTCCGGCTGCCAGGTGCCCCCGTGCTCGGCCACGTACGCCCGCCGGACCTCCTCCCAGACCGGTTCGGAGTCCACGATCACGCCGTCCAGGTCGAAGAGCACCGCGTCCACCACGTACCCCATCCTGCCGGAACGGGGGCGCTCAGCGGGCCGGAGCCGACGCGTCCCTCGCGGACCCGCGCTGCGCGGGCAGGCCGATCGGGGCCTTCGGCGGGATGATCGTGCGGCACCGGGTGGCGATGGGTTCGAGCAGTTCGCGCAGCCGCGCGGTGCGCTCCGCGCCGAGCGCCCGCCACGGCCCGAGGGCGGCCCGGTCGGTGGCCTCCTCGACGGCCCGGAAGGTCTCGGTGCCGTGCCCGGTCGGCTCCCGGCCGGCGGTCAGCCAGCCCGCCTCGACCAGCCGCTCCTCGGCCGCGGCCCACTCCTCGTCGGTCCAGCCCCGGGCCGGCTGGTGGAACTCGCGGGACTGGTCGGCCCGGCACCGCCAGGCCACCACCTCGACGGGCGTCAGGCCGGTCGTGACCAGCGCGGCCACGTGCCCGTCGCCCCGGTGCTCGCGCAGCGTCGTGGCGGCCTGCCAGAGCCGGGCCAGCGGGTATTCGCCCCGGGGCAGGGCGGCGTTGACCGCGCCGAGCACGCGGCCGGCCGTCTCGACCTGCCCGGCCGCCTCCTCCAGCAGGTCGGCGGCCTCGACCAGGTGCGACTCGGGCAGCTCGTAGGTGAACTCGGCGAGGGCCTGCACGGCGCCGGTGAGCCGGGCGCGCAGTGCCTCCTCCGGCGTGGCCAGCCGCCACACCGAGGGCAGCGCCCGGGCCACCATCGACGGCGCGAAGCTGAAGAAGGCGGCCACCACGGTCGGCGCGGCGACCGCTCCGAGCGGGGCGGCCCGGCCGGCGAAGTAGCCCCGCCAGTAGCCGCGCAACCCGACCGCCTCGTACGCCGAGCGGGCCCGGGGGTGGAAGTAGGTCACCGCGTGGACCGGCTCGAAATGTGTCCACATCAGCCGGGCCAGGCCGGTGTCGTCCAGCGCCGCCACGTGCACCTCCGGGTCGGTGGGCAGGTCGCCGCGGGCGGGTGGACCGCCCACGGTGACCATGAACCTACTGCCGCTGGGTGACCGGACGGAAGCCTGCTGTGAGCTACTGCGCGGCGAGCACGTCAACGACGAAGCGCAGCGGCCCGGCCGGACGGCCGCCCGCGGCGTCGTTGCCGTACGCCAGGTCCGCCGGGATGTCCAGCTGCACCCGGCTGCCGACCGGCACGCCCACGAGGCCCTGGTCCCAGCCCGGGATGACCTGGCCGACGCCGATCGGGAAGGTGGCCGGCTGGCCGCTGTTCCAGGAGGCGTCGAACTCCTTGCCGTCCTTGTAGAACACGCCCACGTAGTTGGTGGTGATCTGCTGGCCGGCCTTGACCGCCGCGCCCTTGCCCTTGACCAGCGTGGTCACGGTCAGCTTCTTGAGCTCGCCCTTGCCTGCCGCGACGGCCGGCTTGGTCTTCAGCGCCGGGTCGAGGTCGGCGGGGAGCTGCGGGGCGGCCGGCGCGGTGGGCTCGGCGGCCGGAGCGCTCGCGCTGGCCGAGGCGGCGGTGCTCGCCGGCTTGTCGTCGTCACCGCTGTTCTTCCAGACGATGCCGCCGATCACGAGCGCCACGGCGAGCACGCCTGCGGCGGCGCCGAGGATCGACTGCCGGCGGCGCCTCGCCTCGGCGGCCTTCTTCGCCGCCAGCTGGGCGGCCAGCCGCCGCTCCGCCTTGGTGCCCGGGCTCTGGCCCGCCGACCGGTTCTCCACGCGCTCGCTCACGTCGACTCCCTGCTGGGTGGGGTGGGTGCCCCCGGCGGGCCGCCGCCGAGGCCAGCGCACACGGTACCCGCCCATGCGCCCGCGGTGCTCCCTCGGCCGGTCTCGATCCCGACAGGGCGCCCCCGGCGGGCGGGACGGAACATCGGTGACGACCGGGTCCGGGAGGTAGGTTCTCGACCATGGCGATCCTCACCGAAGAAGACCTGGCCCTGCTCGCCGAGCCGCAGCTCGCCCACGTGGCGACCATCGAGGCCGACGGCACCCCGCACGTCACCCCGGTGTGGGTGGACACCGACGGCGAGCACATCGTGTTCAACACGGCCAAGGGCCGGCAGAAGTACGTGAACATCGCCCGCAACCCGACGGTCGCGGTCTCGGTGGTGGACAAGGCGGACGACTTCCGCACCCTGTGGGTCAAGGGCACCGCCGAGCTGGTCACCGAGGGCGCGGACGAGCACATCGACCGGATGGCCCAGAAGTACCTGGGCCAGGACACCTACCCGTTCCGCCGCCCCGGCGAGGAGCGGGTGATCGTCCGGATCACCCCGACCGAGCGGCTCGGCCGGGGCTGACCCTCGTCCGTCGAGGGGCCGGGACCGGCCCCTCGACGTCAGGCGGTCTTGCGCGGGGCGGCCTTCTTCTCGGCGGCCTTCTTGGCGGGCGCCTTCTTCGCCGGGGTCTTCTTGGCGGCGGCCTTCTTGGCGGGCTCGGCCTTCTTCTCCGCCGCCCTCTTGGCGGGCGCCTTCTTCGCGGGCGCCTTCTTCTCGGCCGCCTTCTTGGCCGGGGCCTTCGTGGCCTTGGCCGCCTTCTGGGCCGAGCGCGCCGCCGAGATCGGGGTCGGCTCGCCCGCCCCGCCCTCCGGCGCCTCGCCCCGGGCCGCCCGGGCCCGCTCGACCGACGCCTTCAGGGCGGCCATCAGGTCCACGGCGGCGGCCGGCGCGGCCTCTTCCTCCTCCGGCTGGACCACCTCGCGGCCCTCGATCTTGGCGTCGATGACCTCCTGCAACGCCGCCCGGTAGTCGTCGGTGAAGGCGTCCGGCTCGAACTCCCCGGCCATCGAGTCGATCAGCGAGCTGGCCATGGCCAGCTCCGGCGGGCGTACCTTCAGGTCCTCGTCGAGGAAGCCGAAGTCCGGCTGGCGGATCTCGTCAGGCCACAGCATGGTGTTGAGCAGCAGCACGCCCTCGCGGACCCGCAGGGTGGCGAGCTGCTCCCGCTGGCGCAGCGCCACCTTCACGATCGCCACCCGCTCCGAGTCGGACAGGGCATCGCGCAGCAGCACGTACGGCTTGGTGGCCGAGCCCTCCGGCTCCAGGAAGTACGCCTTGTTGTAGAGGATCGGGTCGACCTGCTCGGCCGGCACGAACTCCAGCACGTCGATGGCGTGCGAGGTGGTCAGCGGCAGCTCGGCGAAGTCCTCGTCGGTGAGGATGACCATCTCGCCGCCGCCGATGTCGTAGCCCTTGGCGATGTCGTCGTAGGTCACCTCCTCGCCGCAGACCGAGCAGGTGCGCTTGTAGCGGATGCGGCCGCCGTCCTCGCGGTGCACCTGATGGAAGCGGATGTCCTTCTCCTCGGTGGCGGAGTAGACCTTCACCCCGATCGACACCAGGCCGAACGACACCGCTCCCTTCCAGATCGCCCGCATGACGCGCTCCTCTCCCCGGTTCTGACCAGAATCGCAAATGATCGAACGGGACGCACCCTCTTCCGTGCTCAACTAGAGTCAGAAGGTGCCCGGCGCGCCGTTGAAGCCGATGCTCGCGATGACCGGGCAGCTCCCGGCCGGTGACGGCTGGGCGTACGAGTTCAAGTGGGACGGGGTCCGCGCGCTCGCCGACATCAGCCGCGGCCACCAGCATCTGTACGCCCGCTCCGGCGTCGAGATCACCACCGCGTACCCCGAACTGATCCCCCTGGCCGAGCAGGTCGACGACGCGCTGCTCGACGGCGAGGTCGTGCTCTTCACCGACGGCCAGCCCTCGTTCACCGCCCTGGCCGAGCGGATGCACGTCCGCAACGCGGTCAAGGCCGCCCGGCTCGCGGCGGCCGCCCCCGTCACGTACATGATCTTCGATGTCCTGCGGCTCCGCGGCGCGGACCTGACCGGCCGGCCCTACCGGGAGCGGCGCGCCGCGCTGGAGTCCCTGGGGCTCGGCGCCGCCCGCTGGGCGGTGCCGCCGGTGTTCGCCGACGGCCCGGCCACCTACGCGGCGGCCGGCGAGCACGGCCTGGAGGGGGTGATGGCCAAGCGGGTCGAGTCGGCCTACCGGCCCGGGGTGCGCTCGCCGGACTGGGTGAAGGTCAAGCTGGAGGTGACCGGCGACTTCGTGGTCGGCGGCTGGCGGCCGGGCGCGCGGAAGATCGGCGGCCTGCTGGTGGGGGTGCCCCGGCCGGACGGGCGGCTCACCTTCCGGGGCCGGGTGGGCGGCGGGATCGGCGCGGCGATCGAGCGTGAGCTGCTGCGCGAGCTGGAGCCGCTGCGCACCGCCGGGTCGCCGTTCGCCGGGGATGTGCCCCGCGAGGATGCACGCGGCGCGATCTGGGTAACTCCCGAGGTCGTGGTGGAGGTCAAGTACGGCCAGCGGACGCCGGACGGCCGGCTGCGCTTCCCCCGGATCCTGCGCCTGCGCCCGGACAAGCCTGCCGAGGAGGTCGACGATGCCAGCTGACCGCTTGAAGGTGGACGTGGAGGGTCGCGCGCTGGAGCTGTCCAACCTGGACAAGGTGCTCTACCCGAAGGCCGGCTTCACCAAGGGCGAGGTGATCGACTACTACACGCGGATCGCCCCGGTGCTGCTGCCGCATCTTCAGGACCGGCCGCTGACCCGGATCCGCTTCCCCAACGGTGTCGACGGCGGCTCGTTCTTCGAGAAGAACGCGCCCGCCGCGACCCCGGCCTGGGTACGCACCGAGAACCTGCCCGCCCCCGGGTCGAGCAAGGGGCGGGAGACCATCGACTACGTGGTGGCCGACGACCTGCCCACCCTGGTCTGGCTGGCCAACCTCGCCGCGCTGGAGCTGCACACGCCGCAGTGGAAGGTCGGCGAGCACCCGGACATGATGGTGGTCGACCTGGACCCGGGCGCCCCGGCGGCGCTGCGGCAGTGCTGCCAGGTGGCCCTGCTCATGCGGGACCGGCTGGCCGAGGACGGCATCGACTCGCACCCGAAGACCTCGGGAAAGAAGGGCATGCAGCTCTGCTGCCCGATCGCCGGCACGCAGGACGCCGACGACGTGTCGGCCTACGCCAGGCGGATCGCGCAGGAGCTGGAGAAGGCGCAGCCCAAGCAGATCGTCTCGAAGATGGCGAAGAACCTGCGCCCGGGCAAGGTCTTCATCGACTGGAGCCAGAACAACGCGGCCAAGACCACGGTGGCGCCGTACTCGCTGCGGGCCCAGGAGGTGCCCTCGGTG is from Micromonospora terminaliae and encodes:
- a CDS encoding LysR family transcriptional regulator, translating into MDLRRLRLLRELARLGSMRQVADELHVTTSTVSQQLAVLAREVGAELIEPHGRRVRLTPAGRRLAEHAVTILAAVDAARLDLDPRAEPAGTVRVAGFATAVRRSLLPLTARLAADHPRVRLRIDEHEPAEAYAALAADDVDLALTYDYNLAPLAPDPTLDATPLWSAGWHLGVPSGATPGPAADAPAVFARFGDADWIVNSRNTADELVVRTIASMAGFEPRIVHRADSLDLVQDLIVAGLGVGLLPGDQPTAPGVGLLPLTGPQALLRAYAVTRRGRAAWPPLALILDLLTAEPAR
- a CDS encoding EamA family transporter, with product MTTVTPARAGTAMAVASMTCVQLGLAASVGLFDRVGPEGAAWLRLAWAGVLLAVVVRPRPSAFTRSALRACVALGVVTAGVTILFMAAVARLPLGTASALEFLGPLGVAVARGRGGAKLWPALAAVGVLLLTEPWHGGADPAGVAYALGAGACWAAYILLTQRVGDEVSGVRGLAVSMPVAAVVATVVVGPSVLGDLTWPVLLAGLGLAVLLPVVPFVLELLALRRLTTAAFGTLMSLEPAIALVVGLVALGQVPGPAAVAGIAFVVVAGIGAERSGARPGGQAPGAAGDGRPVAAGAVT
- a CDS encoding NUDIX domain-containing protein, which encodes MSISWADSYVGQLRALAGDRTLMFVGARAVVRDNAARVLLIRRSDNGQWALPAGAMELGESIADCAVREVREETGLRALRVCAFALYTGPDFTSTNMYGHTYQVFTTAFRVEEWDGELARMTDETTDAGFFPPEELPTPLSGSVLETLADLDVFEQTNRLILK
- a CDS encoding fatty acid--CoA ligase, which translates into the protein MRSTMMDAPLQVARILEHGSTVHGTAEVVTWTGAEPRRMTYAEVGRTAARLAHALRDECGVTGDERVATFMWNNNEHLVAYFAVPSMGAVLHTLNIRLFPDQVAYIANHAEDRVVLVDTTLIPLLARVIGEMTTVRHVVVVGGGDPAPLLAATGDRITVHHWDALLADWPDTFDWPEVDERDAAALCYTSGTTGNPKGVAYSHRSIYLHSLQVCMPEGFGLGPKDRELAIVPMFHAMSWGLPFAAFLSGASLIMPDRFLQAEPIAAMIAAERPTLAGAVPTIWTDLLSYLDSHDVDTSSLQEVIVGGSACPPSLMHAFHDRHHIEVIHAWGMTEMSPLGSVSRPPAGATGETAWRYRYTQGRVPAGVAARIVGPLGEPLPADGTSVGELEVRGPWVTARYVGDDIPDEEKFRDGWLRTGDVGTLSPDGYITLTDRAKDVIKSGGEWISSVELENALMAHPAVLEACVVGVPDERWDERPLATVVVREGASVTAEELREFLATSVARWQLPERWAFIDAVPKTSVGKFDKKVVRSRYAEGDLEVRELTAP
- a CDS encoding NADPH:quinone reductase, encoding MKAIVYESNGDASVLQLVDRPVPEPGPGEVLVRMAVAGVNPTDWKARRAWPLPQGWQIPGQDGAGVIEAVGEGVDQILIGERVWLWEAAWQRPWGTASEYTVVPVRHAVSLGSASFDLGAALGIPFMTAHRCLTAGEFMPDKLHAGALSDHVVLVQGGAGAVGNAAIQLARWADACVIATVSSPEKAQLAAAAGASFVINYREQDVVEEVRKVAPHGVHTIVEVSAARNAAADVQLLHTGGAVCVYADDGGEQVTLPIRALMMPNARWQFVLIYTAPKAAKAQAVTDIAAAVAQGAIRVGDEAGLPLHHHTLKAARAAHEAVENSVVGKVLITTSDT
- a CDS encoding HAD family hydrolase — its product is MVDAVLFDLDGVIVDSEPVWEEVRRAYVAEHGGTWQPDTQRRLMGMSTGEWAAYLSGELGVDRTPEQVATEVVAEMTRRYAQRVPLIDDADAVVRRTAARWPLGLASSSPTRLIAAALDATGLTDVFGATLSTEETVRGKPAPDVWLAVAARLGVDPARCVAVEDSSNGVRSAAAAGCRVVAVPHGSYPLDPDAVALTAALLPSIDALTPEVVERLG
- a CDS encoding SCO6745 family protein, whose amino-acid sequence is MWTHFEPVHAVTYFHPRARSAYEAVGLRGYWRGYFAGRAAPLGAVAAPTVVAAFFSFAPSMVARALPSVWRLATPEEALRARLTGAVQALAEFTYELPESHLVEAADLLEEAAGQVETAGRVLGAVNAALPRGEYPLARLWQAATTLREHRGDGHVAALVTTGLTPVEVVAWRCRADQSREFHQPARGWTDEEWAAAEERLVEAGWLTAGREPTGHGTETFRAVEEATDRAALGPWRALGAERTARLRELLEPIATRCRTIIPPKAPIGLPAQRGSARDASAPAR
- a CDS encoding FKBP-type peptidyl-prolyl cis-trans isomerase, producing the protein MGGYRVRWPRRRPAGGTHPTQQGVDVSERVENRSAGQSPGTKAERRLAAQLAAKKAAEARRRRQSILGAAAGVLAVALVIGGIVWKNSGDDDKPASTAASASASAPAAEPTAPAAPQLPADLDPALKTKPAVAAGKGELKKLTVTTLVKGKGAAVKAGQQITTNYVGVFYKDGKEFDASWNSGQPATFPIGVGQVIPGWDQGLVGVPVGSRVQLDIPADLAYGNDAAGGRPAGPLRFVVDVLAAQ
- a CDS encoding PPOX class F420-dependent oxidoreductase → MAILTEEDLALLAEPQLAHVATIEADGTPHVTPVWVDTDGEHIVFNTAKGRQKYVNIARNPTVAVSVVDKADDFRTLWVKGTAELVTEGADEHIDRMAQKYLGQDTYPFRRPGEERVIVRITPTERLGRG
- a CDS encoding Ku protein, whose translation is MRAIWKGAVSFGLVSIGVKVYSATEEKDIRFHQVHREDGGRIRYKRTCSVCGEEVTYDDIAKGYDIGGGEMVILTDEDFAELPLTTSHAIDVLEFVPAEQVDPILYNKAYFLEPEGSATKPYVLLRDALSDSERVAIVKVALRQREQLATLRVREGVLLLNTMLWPDEIRQPDFGFLDEDLKVRPPELAMASSLIDSMAGEFEPDAFTDDYRAALQEVIDAKIEGREVVQPEEEEAAPAAAVDLMAALKASVERARAARGEAPEGGAGEPTPISAARSAQKAAKATKAPAKKAAEKKAPAKKAPAKRAAEKKAEPAKKAAAKKTPAKKAPAKKAAEKKAAPRKTA
- the ligD gene encoding non-homologous end-joining DNA ligase, with amino-acid sequence MPGAPLKPMLAMTGQLPAGDGWAYEFKWDGVRALADISRGHQHLYARSGVEITTAYPELIPLAEQVDDALLDGEVVLFTDGQPSFTALAERMHVRNAVKAARLAAAAPVTYMIFDVLRLRGADLTGRPYRERRAALESLGLGAARWAVPPVFADGPATYAAAGEHGLEGVMAKRVESAYRPGVRSPDWVKVKLEVTGDFVVGGWRPGARKIGGLLVGVPRPDGRLTFRGRVGGGIGAAIERELLRELEPLRTAGSPFAGDVPREDARGAIWVTPEVVVEVKYGQRTPDGRLRFPRILRLRPDKPAEEVDDAS
- the ligD gene encoding non-homologous end-joining DNA ligase — protein: MPADRLKVDVEGRALELSNLDKVLYPKAGFTKGEVIDYYTRIAPVLLPHLQDRPLTRIRFPNGVDGGSFFEKNAPAATPAWVRTENLPAPGSSKGRETIDYVVADDLPTLVWLANLAALELHTPQWKVGEHPDMMVVDLDPGAPAALRQCCQVALLMRDRLAEDGIDSHPKTSGKKGMQLCCPIAGTQDADDVSAYARRIAQELEKAQPKQIVSKMAKNLRPGKVFIDWSQNNAAKTTVAPYSLRAQEVPSVSTPLTWDEVEAGAAGKRPSTKPYTATEVLKRVEKQGDLLAPLLDGGPELPLR